From a single Micrococcales bacterium genomic region:
- a CDS encoding NADP-dependent oxidoreductase, translating into MKAFVVETYGKDGLRAADVPEPTVARGDVLVRVSAASINPLDKMTRDGEFKRLIKRKPPFVLGHDMAGVVTEVGADVRDFKVGDEVYARPRDLRAGTFAELIAIDADDVALKPKSLTLEEAAAVPLVALAAWQILVDRAHVQPGQQVLVHAGAGGLGSTVIQLAKHLGATVATTTNGSTADLVRDLGADVVIDYTTQDFSEVVSGYDLVVDSLGGQNLEKSLTVLKPDGLAIGVAGPPDSGFARQLGAPAILSVVMNLLSRTVRNQAKALGVRYEFLFMQASGSQLRELGALYDAGVLRPVIDRTFPFDNTAEALAYVEEGRTKAGKVVVTMEPVPDLGSSAD; encoded by the coding sequence ATGAAAGCATTCGTCGTCGAGACGTACGGCAAGGACGGTCTGCGCGCCGCCGACGTGCCGGAGCCGACCGTCGCAAGGGGCGACGTGCTGGTCCGGGTGAGCGCCGCGAGCATCAACCCGCTGGACAAGATGACCCGCGACGGCGAGTTCAAGCGCCTGATCAAGCGCAAGCCGCCGTTCGTGCTGGGCCACGACATGGCGGGCGTCGTCACGGAGGTCGGCGCCGACGTACGTGACTTCAAGGTCGGTGACGAGGTCTACGCCCGTCCTCGCGACCTCCGGGCCGGAACGTTCGCCGAACTGATCGCGATAGATGCGGACGACGTCGCCCTCAAGCCGAAGTCGCTCACGCTCGAAGAAGCAGCCGCCGTCCCGCTCGTCGCGCTGGCCGCCTGGCAGATCCTGGTGGATCGGGCGCACGTGCAACCGGGTCAGCAGGTGCTTGTCCACGCCGGCGCCGGCGGCCTCGGCTCGACTGTCATCCAACTGGCCAAGCACCTCGGCGCCACCGTGGCGACCACCACCAACGGTTCCACCGCGGACCTGGTTCGGGATCTTGGTGCCGACGTCGTCATCGACTACACCACCCAGGACTTCTCCGAGGTCGTGTCGGGATATGACCTCGTCGTCGACTCCCTCGGCGGCCAGAACCTGGAGAAGTCCCTGACTGTGCTGAAGCCCGACGGCCTCGCCATCGGCGTTGCGGGCCCTCCCGATTCCGGGTTCGCACGGCAACTCGGCGCGCCGGCGATCCTGAGCGTCGTGATGAACCTGCTCAGCCGCACGGTCCGCAACCAGGCGAAGGCACTCGGCGTGCGCTACGAGTTCCTGTTCATGCAGGCCAGCGGCTCACAGTTGCGTGAACTCGGCGCCCTGTACGACGCTGGCGTGCTGCGGCCGGTCATCGACAGGACTTTCCCGTTCGACAACACAGCAGAGGCCCTGGCCTACGTCGAGGAGGGCCGCACCAAGGCCGGCAAGGTCGTGGTGACGATGGAACCCGTTCCCGACCTCGGATCGTCCGCGGATTGA
- a CDS encoding aldo/keto reductase, whose translation MKIAVLGTGAVGQALAAGFAGLGHEVVVGTRDVADTMSRTEPDGWGRPGYGAWQTEHPDVRLVTYAEAAATGDIVVNATNGAGAMDALAAAGADALADKVLIDASNPLDFSQGMPPTLFVKDTDSLGEQIQRTYPDARVVKTLNTMTAALMTDPGLLAAGDHTVFVSGNDEGAKQAVTGLLRDFGHTDVLDLGDITTARGTERSRFTPAKLAYGGPESAEQEANAFRASLDAGVRLFDTAAMYSNGASEQRLGELAEGTPALIATKFPPGMRGSADDLPNALAASLDRLRRPTIDLYQHHFPSRRIDIADLMVGMAQAVHVGKVRAVGVSNYSEAQLRLTHRVLADHGVPLASNQVQYSLLHRNPESDGVLDACRELGVTLIAYQPLASGALTGRYLTVRPRGLRRFMPFFRRSAREGVASVVELLREIGAAHDQPPTAVALRWLMQQKSVLPIPGAKDAEQARNNARALGFELFSGEVDALERATRGYR comes from the coding sequence ATGAAGATTGCAGTTCTCGGCACCGGAGCGGTCGGCCAGGCACTGGCCGCAGGATTCGCCGGACTCGGCCACGAGGTCGTCGTCGGCACGCGTGATGTCGCCGACACGATGAGCCGCACCGAGCCCGATGGCTGGGGCAGGCCCGGCTACGGGGCGTGGCAGACCGAACACCCCGACGTGCGCCTGGTCACCTACGCCGAAGCAGCCGCCACTGGCGACATCGTGGTCAACGCCACGAACGGGGCCGGCGCGATGGACGCCCTAGCCGCGGCCGGCGCGGACGCCCTCGCGGACAAGGTGCTTATCGATGCGTCCAACCCGCTCGACTTCTCGCAGGGCATGCCGCCCACGTTGTTCGTCAAGGACACCGACTCCCTGGGCGAGCAGATCCAGCGGACCTACCCCGACGCTCGCGTTGTCAAGACGCTTAACACAATGACGGCCGCGTTGATGACCGACCCGGGCTTGCTCGCCGCCGGCGACCACACGGTGTTCGTCAGCGGTAACGACGAGGGCGCCAAGCAGGCGGTGACCGGGCTGCTGCGCGACTTCGGCCACACCGACGTCCTCGACCTCGGGGACATCACCACAGCCAGAGGCACTGAGAGGTCGCGCTTCACTCCGGCGAAGCTCGCCTACGGCGGGCCGGAGAGCGCTGAGCAGGAGGCGAATGCATTCCGGGCCAGCCTCGACGCCGGCGTGAGGCTGTTCGACACCGCGGCCATGTACAGCAACGGTGCCTCGGAGCAGCGGCTCGGCGAGCTGGCCGAGGGCACGCCGGCGCTGATCGCTACGAAGTTCCCGCCCGGGATGCGCGGGAGCGCAGACGACCTGCCGAACGCGTTGGCGGCTAGTCTGGACCGGCTGCGGCGTCCGACGATCGACCTGTACCAACACCACTTCCCGAGCCGCCGGATCGACATCGCGGACCTGATGGTGGGGATGGCGCAGGCCGTGCACGTGGGCAAGGTGCGGGCGGTCGGGGTGAGCAACTACTCCGAGGCGCAACTGCGGCTCACGCACCGGGTGCTGGCCGACCATGGTGTCCCCCTGGCCTCGAATCAGGTGCAGTACTCGCTGCTGCATCGCAACCCCGAGTCCGACGGCGTGCTGGACGCCTGCCGTGAACTCGGCGTGACGCTGATTGCCTACCAGCCGCTTGCGTCGGGGGCGCTGACCGGCAGGTACCTCACCGTGCGGCCGCGCGGCCTCCGCCGGTTCATGCCCTTCTTCCGGCGCTCGGCACGCGAGGGTGTTGCGTCGGTGGTCGAACTGCTACGCGAGATCGGTGCGGCACATGATCAGCCGCCGACGGCCGTGGCGCTGCGCTGGCTGATGCAACAGAAGTCGGTGCTACCCATCCCCGGTGCCAAGGACGCCGAGCAGGCGCGCAATAACGCCCGGGCACTTGGGTTCGAGTTGTTCAGCGGCGAGGTGGACGCGCTGGAGCGGGCGACGCGGGGGTATCGCTAG